A genomic region of Pseudopipra pipra isolate bDixPip1 chromosome 20, bDixPip1.hap1, whole genome shotgun sequence contains the following coding sequences:
- the GBGT1 gene encoding globoside alpha-1,3-N-acetylgalactosaminyltransferase 1 isoform X3, whose translation MKGYRVNYYIFTDSPEAMPSVQLQPGRRFVLVPIKKYSSWQEISMRRMEAINKHIAEVSHREVEYLFCLDIDMVFHNPWGPETLGDTVAAIHPGYFSVPRNQFPYERRSSSAAYIPAGQGDFYYGGAVFGGLVKKVFEFTKTCHMTILTDKANGIMAAWQEESHLNRHFLSHKPSKVLSPEYIWDDRKPKPPEIRLIRFSTVDKNYKEIRD comes from the coding sequence ATGAAAGGCTACCGGGTGAACTACTACATCTTCACTGACAGCCCCGAGGCAATGCCCAGTGTCCAGCTGCAGCCTGGACGAAGGTTTGTCCTTGTCCCCATCAAGAAGTACTCCAGCTGGCAGGAGATCTCCATGCGCAGGATGGAGGCCATAAACAAGCACATAGCAGAGGTGAGCCACAGGGAGGTGGAGTATCTCTTCTGCCTGGACATCGACATGGTGTTCCACAACCCCTGGGGGCCCGAGACCCTGGGGGACACAGTGGCAGCCATACACCCTGGGTACTTCAGTGTCCCTCGGAACCAGTTCCCCTACGAGAGGAGGAGCTCCTCAGCAGCCTACAtccctgctgggcagggggacTTCTACTACGGAGGAGCCGTGTTTGGAGGGCTGGTCAAGAAGGTCTTTGAGTTCACCAAGACTTGCCACATGACCATCCTGACGGACAAAGCCAACGGGATCATGGCAGCCTGGCAGGAAGAAAGTCACCTCAACAGGCACTTCCTCTCCCACAAACCCTCCAAGGTGCTTTCTCCGGAGTATATATGGGATGACAGGAAGCCAAAGCCCCCTGAAATTCGCCTCATACGTTTTTCCACGGTGGATAAGAACTACAAGGAGATAAGAGATTGA